From the genome of Candidatus Eisenbacteria bacterium:
GGCCTCAGACAACTCAAATTCGCCCCCTTCGGGGTCGCTCTCTCGTCCAAGAAGGGAGTCCGGAGATTTTCGGAAAGTCGGTTCAAGGACATCTCGACGCCTGCCCTGCCGTGCGCGAACGGAACCGGTACCTCTTACTTCTGATCGGACTTCTTGGGACCGTACGGCAGACTAAAGAATGAGAAAAACGCAAACAGGCCAAACAGACCGAACAAGCCCGAGTGTCCTTCCGTCATTCCAAGCATGCCAAGCATTCCGAGAAAACCCAGGAATCCCAATGCTCTCAATCCCATTTTGTCCCCTCCGTTTCAGTCAAATACTCACCAGCGTCAGGACGTCAGACGTCCTCGACAAACACCACTCGCACTATGTCAGTAAGCACCTTTGCTCTGTGCCGGTGCTCCTTTCCTTCGGGAATGAAGACGCCATCTCCGGGCTCGAAGATGCTCACGTGGCCAGCGAACTCTATCTCGAATCGCCCTTCGAGAATATATCCAAAATGACCTTTCTCGCACCAATGAGGCTCCATTTCTTTGCTGTATTCAACTAGACGAAGCTGTTTTGAGCCGCTTCTTACCACCTTCTTGCGGACACCTGGCATGGAAGATTCCCACTCAATAGATTCGAAATCTATTCGATAGTCTCTCACTCACTCCCTCCGAAGCATGTGCACCTGTTCATATCTGATCCATTTCACAAAAAGCCGGGGACGGCACGCTGGCTCTTCCGCGCGCGTTCACATCTTCGCCAGTAGGAAAATACACCTTGCTGGTTATGATCACATCATCTCGGCAGTCTGCAATGAGTCGCCCGAGAATCTCTTCTGAGCGTCCCTTCTGATAGACGTCGGCGCAATCGAAGAAATTTATGCCGGCTTCCCGGCAGCGACGGAAAAGAGCGGCAGACGTGGATTCGTCGGCATCCCCTCCGAACGACATCGCCCCGAAGCATAAACTGGAGACTTTGACTCCAGTCCTTCCCATCAACTTATGTTCCATGGCACAGCCTCCCACCGCCGCCGGTCAGTTCCTGGCAAGAATATGACAATAGTCACCGCCTCCGCAACAGAGCATCTCGCGACCTCAGGTCAGCCGTCATCTCTGCAATATGGGTCCCATCACGCCCGCAAATCAGCCGTCGGCAGGAAGCGCGGCGGTTTGCGGAACCGGGTCGCCTTCTCAAACGCATGAGCCAGCTTGATGAGAACCGGCTCGCTCCACGCCCTGCCGAAGAACGAAATTCCAATTGGGAGACCAACGACACAGCCGGCCGGCACGGTGATGCTCGGGTATCCGGCCACGGCGGCCGCGGTAGAACTCCCCCCAACATAGTGATCACCGT
Proteins encoded in this window:
- a CDS encoding cupin domain-containing protein, whose translation is MRDYRIDFESIEWESSMPGVRKKVVRSGSKQLRLVEYSKEMEPHWCEKGHFGYILEGRFEIEFAGHVSIFEPGDGVFIPEGKEHRHRAKVLTDIVRVVFVEDV